TCTTCTGAATGGATCCTGTAGTTTTCCTTGGGAAACTTTTCTTTTGGGATGTGTGATGCTAaggagaataagaaagagaaggagcAGAGGCCAGTTATGGTAGAAGGATGAGTGGAGTCCCTAAGATTGGGGGAGAGAATGCTTGGGGTTCAGAAAATCAGGGCATCCCAACTGCAGGCAGAGGTTTAATAAGTAATGAAAAGTGAAAGGCCTGATGCAAGCTCAGggcaaagaggaggaaggagttggTGCTCTCTGGCGTTTTCAGGAATTGGAGACCCCTGAGACCCAGGACCATCCTTCTTAAGGGCTAGGAGGTCTGGCAGCAGCTCCTGTTTACAGCCCAATCTGCTACCCCCTGCCCTGCCTACCTTCTGGCCTGCAGACGAAGGTCCTGCTCAGAGGGGCTGAAGATGTGCTTTAGCTGGTACTTTGCAATGGCGTgccatttccccccatttttcttctccagccggCTCCAGATTTCTGGGACCTGAGGGGAAGGGCCTTAGGATGGGAGAAGGCCTTGACTAGCAAGTCCAGGAGTGAGCCAATGGCAGAAGCAGAGTCACTCAAGGCCATGGCAAGCTGAGCTGTGCCAGTAAGAGTGCCCCGGGGTCTGGCCTCAGTGACAGAACTCTAACCATGGGTTGGACAGCCCCCTgtctttttcctctgttaatacCTGCTCCATCACCAAGTCCTTCTTGGGAGACAGGGGCTCAGTGACTGCCAGGTGGCTCAGAAAGCGTTGTAGCTCCACCAGGTTGGGTATCTGGTCCAGCAGGACATCAGAGAGCAAGGCCCGGAGCTGGAGGAACAAGAGTCAGAAGAAGCTCCTGGAGAAGACCTGTGGAATGCTCCTTGTTGCCCTGGATTTTGCCCTCCATCCTCACCAGGGAAAGGAGGAAGCCCTGGGCCCACACAGCTAAAGATCTGGTTTATCTTTCCACTTGGGAGAGGGATGTATTAGTGCGAGGCAGAGTTCCATGCAGACCCTGGCCATGGGTGGGGAGTGTGTGTCTGTGGGGTGGAGGGTGGGCAGGAGTGACAGAAGAGGGTCTGAGGGGGCAGGGGTATGGCCAGTTGGGGAAGAGCGTGGTAGcacaagaagggaaaggagagaataggAGCCCAGGAGAGGGTCAACAGGGCATCAGGAGGGCTGGATGCCCTCTGCCTAACATCTCTCAGCAGCACTCACCTTAAGGAGCTGGTTCTTGTTGAAGCCAGTGAGGTTATACTTGGACTGGCATTCCGGGCTGAGCAGCAGGTTGTACAGAGCGATCCACACCTGACCGTCGACCTTGGTCAGCTTCTGGAAGTCCCTGGCAGTCACTATTTGCCACCTTCCCCCTTCAAACCTCTTCAGCTGgcctgaggaaaaaaacaatggaGAGGACATGGGAGAGGTGACCGAAGAGCCCAATGCAGGGCTGCTCTATGCTGTGGCTTTGGTATCTTGGATCTTGGACAAAGCCCTGGACTTCTACAGCTCTAAGCTAAAGGGCCAGCCTGCATGTCCATTTCCCTCCAGTTCTGAGACCCTCCCTGCCTCGATTCCAGGATGCACAGGGAGATCGTGGCTTGGGACTCGCTTCTGCAAGGTTTGATTTCCAAACATACTTGTGGAATTTGAGGATTTTCATCCACTTTTTTGGCCCCTTGCAGCTATCTTTAGTCAATGGAACACAACAAATGCTTCGACAGTCACTGTTCTTGACCAGAGGCGTCCCAGAGACAGGACCAGGATTTGTGACTGTCCTGTTCGGCTCTAAGTCTGGCCCATCTGACATCAGTGCCAGAAAGCTTCCAGGACACAAACTCACCTTCTTCCTGGTGATACCAGGGGCTGTTCTCCAGCAGCTCCACCAAGACGCAGGGCAGGTTGTGGGTGCTCAGCATCCGGGTTATGGTGCTCAGAGACAAGCTGCAGGGGTGAGGAGAGGAGAATCGTGGGGATTGGAGCAAAGCTGTGCTCCTCTCCTTGGCTCCCCGCCCACCCACTCTGTGGCTTTGTACCTGCTGCAGCACGTACCTGTCCACATTGTCCGTGATGTAGCGCAGCACGGAAAGGGCTTTCAGAGAAATCTCAAACTCCATCGTTTGGGCCTGCTTCTGTAGCTCCTGGAGCACATGGAAGAATATGGTGGAGACCATGGGAAAAACAGGTTTTCATTAGGGGGCAGGCCATTTTTCTCTGACCATGGAGCCTTATCTTGTCCAGCCTGGGCCAGAGGGCACTGACTCCTCAAAAGGAGCCCACTGCCCCGGCTGGAAAATCAGCTCGGGTGAGGAACGGGGTGCCCAAGGTACCTGCAAAGGTGAAAGCTCAAAGTCTCCTTCAGAAGACACCGGGTAGCCTACAGAGTTGTTTTGGGCCACCAGGAGTGTCAGTTTTCGGTGACAATAGTCAACCAAATCCAAAATGTAGTCCTCAGCTGAATCACACACTTcctgggaaaggaaggagagatgagaGGATATAAGGATCTCAGGTGAGAGAGAGGCACCTTGTGCGAAACTCAGTATCCTCTCTCCTGGGAAGGGCACTGGATGCCTTCCATCTTTAAAGGCTTCTAAGTATACTAGGAACAGGGAGGCACTGGGTCTTTGCCCAGGAGCCCTGTGGTGGAGAGGGCCAGATGACTTCAGCCCCATCGTACCATCCTTCCTCTGGAGCTCCTCACTTCTCCCTTGACCTGACCTGTGCTTCATCTGCTTGGCCCAAAGGTCTCAGTACAGGAAGCTGAGGTCAGGGGAGGGCAGCAAGCAGTAGGTCAGTCATTGGACAATCTATAGGACCACAATCGGGAGCTAGTGGGACCCAGTCAAGTAACCCTATTCAAGGAGAAGCACTGAAATACAGGAATTCCTAGAGAAGGAAGCTCTCTGTCCCTTCTTTGCCAACTTCTCTCTACAACTCAGTTTTGGAGGTGTGGAAGGAGAGAGCCTTGATACTCCAAGGGCTTCCTTAACAAGATTAAagttaataaagaaatatttaacaaatatccaAACAACACAGATAATATTAACAGCGGGTTTTCTGAATCAATGGGTCCTGCAGGGAACCCTTCTATCTGAGGTTGACAAGGAGCACAGGGGAGATTAATCAGCTTGCCCCGAAGCATGTAGCAGGGACAAGCTCGAGCCACAGTCCCagcttccttctctccatctctgggTTAAATGGGCATCTGAGGCGTGGGAGTGCAAGTGCTGCCAGCCACGGATGCCCATTTAACCCAACGCTACCATCATTCCTGGAGAACTCAACAGACCTTCTCTCCGGGTTTTCCAATCCACTCCCATCTTATTCCCAAAGCCAAAAGCTCCTCAGGCCTCCCTGCTCAGAGTGGACCAGCCTCACCTTGTGGAAGAAGACAGTTTCCAGAAGGTTGATGATGGAAGCTTCGTGGTGTATCTAGGTGAGAGAGAACACAGAGCACACTGGGGAGAGAAATCCCAGGCCCACTTCTTGCCCACAGCCCAGTTCCGTGGCACAGGGTGACCCCCCCCCCCTCGGAGACTTATCAGATAAGAgtctagagcaaagcttcttaaactacaGGTCATGAGTCCATGGGGGGGTGTCTCATAACAGAATGTGGTGGTCACAAAACTGTGGTTTATTATGGGTAAATGTTtagtttgttcaaccatttcatATATATCTGGAGTTacaatttctcagatgaaaagggttCACAAGTGGaacaagtttaagaagccctggtcccCAGCCCTTGTTGGGGCAAGGAGGAAGGGTGGTCATATGAATCAGGCACATGAGAGGCCTGCCAAGCAGGGGGCACAGGGTCGTCTACTGCTCTCACCACCATGTAAATAGGAAAGGTGTTATGGGGCTTGAAATCTTCTAGCTTGCACAGCACAGGAAACACCTTCTGCTTCCACATCTCCACAGAGATCAGTTCCTCAATAAGAGTCGGGATCTAGTGGCACGGGAGGAGACAAGAGATGCGAGACTTATCACCGACTTCCcagatggaagggacctcaacAGCCCTTAGTCCATCCTTATTCTTGATGGGAAGTCAGTGGTCCTCCAGCAGCCGCCTCCCACAGCTCATTTTACTTCAGGATGCTCAATTTATTAtcaagtttttcctgacatcaaacctaaccttgcctttttatttctattgttcCTGGTTTTGCTTTTGAAGACTAGAACAAATCTCTCAATTTCATGAGAGTCTCCAAATACTTGGAAGAAACCATTGGGTTTTCCATAAGTCTTCTCTAAATACTAAATAGTGAAATACCCTCAATTCCTTCAGCATCTTCTCTTATGATAAGAGTTCACTGCCCTTTACAATCCCAGTTGCTTCCTACTTTATCAATGTTTTTCTTAAACTGGTGTCCAATAGACCCCAAAGTTCTGTTTCTTCCAcccccttcatttttttcagacaaactccctctatttctgtctcttcttaTCCTATACTGGAAATGTAGAGTTTTTGAGCACAAATGATATGAAGTTTATTGGGGATAGCTATGGTGAGTTTCCCTAATTTCAATCATTAGTGGACTGTACCTGTATGCTTCTATAATATTCCTTTTTGAGCTTAGCTAAAAAAGTAAAGATGACTGACttatcagtcatttctgactACAGTAGTATTTACTACAATGCAATTTCAAGTacaagaaaatgatttaaaaaaacaaaacaaaaataattgtatCTTCTACATTCCAacttggcaagaaaaaaaaaaagaaaaagattttatagtCAAATTGGTTGTCTTCATACATGATAAATGTCATTACAATTAATTTTGTAGACACACATTCTATGTAGATACACTGCATATCTCTTTAGTGAATGTTTGTAGGGAACTACTAAAAAAGTTCATTAATTTGACCATTAAGGCAATCAATAACATGCTTTAAttccttatcttctttctctctggaagtggagGGTCACAAATAAGTGTTCTATGTGAGGGGGAATAGGAATTCCATCCCCCAAAATCTGGGATACTGGAATGGAAGTTCTCCAGTGCATTGTGGCACTACTAGGCTACCTTTGTGGTTAATAATAATcactttgcttcttttctaaAACTC
This sequence is a window from Sminthopsis crassicaudata isolate SCR6 chromosome 1, ASM4859323v1, whole genome shotgun sequence. Protein-coding genes within it:
- the ZMYND10 gene encoding zinc finger MYND domain-containing protein 10 — protein: MGDLEVLLPGEAESLVQALQSFPLWEMGSQGWCRQHEQLEKLNMQAILDASACQEEPIQELLVSHSKIPTLIEELISVEMWKQKVFPVLCKLEDFKPHNTFPIYMVIHHEASIINLLETVFFHKEVCDSAEDYILDLVDYCHRKLTLLVAQNNSVGYPVSSEGDFELSPLQELQKQAQTMEFEISLKALSVLRYITDNVDSLSLSTITRMLSTHNLPCVLVELLENSPWYHQEEGQLKRFEGGRWQIVTARDFQKLTKVDGQVWIALYNLLLSPECQSKYNLTGFNKNQLLKLRALLSDVLLDQIPNLVELQRFLSHLAVTEPLSPKKDLVMEQVPEIWSRLEKKNGGKWHAIAKYQLKHIFSPSEQDLRLQARRWAETYKLDVMEALNPEKPKCASCNAEASKRCSRCQNEWYCKRECQVKHWQKHRKACDLMAKGMDSVKEEIKA